CGTGCCATATCCTCCGGCATACGGACACAGCCATGACTAACGGGATATCCGGCTACAAACCCCTGATGCATCCCGTAACCTGGAAGGAAGGACAAATAGTAAGGCATCGGCGCCGGATCGTAATAGCACCCAGCCGGAACACTTCCGGCACGGTTGTTGAAGTCGCCATTCACAACGGCTCCCGTTGCCTTGCTGCGCAATACTCCGTAGGTTCCCGACTTGTAATCCTTGTCCTTCTTAATGATCTTGTACGTACCAAGGGGAGTGGCATGCCCCTCTTTCCCCGTCGAAACGGGAGAGGTCCCGACAATAGTATCTCCCACATAATACGTCACTTTTTGCAGCTTGGTATCGATCACGATCCGGCGTTCGCCTTCCAGCCCCGCAGGCCAATCCCAGAAGCCCTGTCCCAGCCGCGCCTCCGGCGGAATGTCCGTCTTGACTCCGGAAGTTCCGCCAACTCCATGCAAATACGAAGATTTGGCCTGTTGCGTCTTGGCGTATTCATTGGGAATACATGAAGCCAGAGCCAAGCAACCGCCTATGAGGATGATACTGTACCGAATCATTGCCAATAAATTTGTGTGAGGCTTTATGAAGAGCCAAGCCCTTCTTGTCAAGCAGCTCTCGATGAAAAACACTACAATTTCCATTCTATGTCACATTGGGACGGCTTCTCCCTCTGTTCCGGCAAAAGAGAGTGCCGCCTCCCCTATTCTTCTCTCTCCGGGAGGCGGCACTGTGTGTTTGCGTCTTCTGTTCCTAATCAGAAGTTGTACCTGTATCCGAGTGATCCGTTGACGCTTGTGGCTCCGGAGCGGATGTCGCCGTTGGCTTCGGCGAAGATGGTGCCCTGTTCACCGCTGGGGATGCTCAGTCCCGCCCCGAATTGCAGCGAGGTGGTTCCCAGTTCGGCTCCGCGCACTCCCGTCCTGTATTGCGGGAGCCCCGTGAAGCCGACGTCGGCCCGGGTGCGCGTGTCGCCCATGTCCTGGGCCACCTGGAGGCGGAGTTCGCCCTGGGACTGGCGTCCGAAGACGTTGCTGCCAATCAGGCTCAGGAAGCGGGCTCCGGCAGCGACGGTGGCCGTGG
This is a stretch of genomic DNA from Akkermansia sp. N21116. It encodes these proteins:
- a CDS encoding L,D-transpeptidase family protein is translated as MIRYSIILIGGCLALASCIPNEYAKTQQAKSSYLHGVGGTSGVKTDIPPEARLGQGFWDWPAGLEGERRIVIDTKLQKVTYYVGDTIVGTSPVSTGKEGHATPLGTYKIIKKDKDYKSGTYGVLRSKATGAVVNGDFNNRAGSVPAGCYYDPAPMPYYLSFLPGYGMHQGFVAGYPVSHGCVRMPEDMARVFFENTPMGTTVVVK